The window CGCACCTTCGCGATCCCGCAGATGTGGACCGGCATCCTGCTGCTCGGTCTGCTCGGCTTCGCCCTGTCGGTGCTCTTCCGCTTCGTCGAGATGCGGGCGTTGGCCTGGTACCACGGCCTGCGCCAGGCGCAGCGCAGCTCTTGACCCGCTGCCCGGCGCGGCCGCCCGGCGTGGCGGCGCCGGAAACGATAGAGAGGTAACGAGCCCATGCTCGATGTCCAGGGCCTGCGCAAGGTCTACGACGGGCGGCAACGCCAGGTCGAGGCGGTGCGCGACCTCACCTTCACCATCGACGACGGCGACCTGGTCTGCCTGGTCGGCCCCTCCGGCTGCGGCAAGACCACCCTGCTCAAGTGCATGGCCGGGCTGCTGCCGCCGACCTCCGGGGAGGTCCGGCTGCGCGGCAGGCCGATCACCGGGCCGCCGCCCGGCATGGCGGTCGTCTTCCAGGAGTACGGGCGCAGCCTGTTCCCGTGGATGAGCGTGCGGGACAACGTCGAACTGCCGCTGCGGCAGAAGCGCATCGCCCGGGGCAGGCGTCGGGAACTGGTCGATGAGGCGCTCGCCGCCGTCGGTCTGGCCGACACCCACAACGCCTACCCGTGGCAGCTCTCCGGCGGCATGCAGCAGCGGGTGGCGATCGCCCGCGCGGTCGCGTACCAGCCGGACGTGCTGTTGATGGACGAGCCGTTCGCGGCGGTCGACGCCCAGACCCGCGCGGACCTGGAGGACCTGATCCGCCAGCTGTGGCAGCGGCTCGGGGTGACCATCCTGTTCGTCACGCACGACATCGACGAGGCGGTCTACCTGGGGCAGCGGGTGCTGATCCTGTCCTCGTCGCCGACCGTGGTGCAGGAGAGCCTGCGGATCGACCTGCCGGACGCCCGAGACCAGCTGCACACCCGCGCCGAGCCGCGCTTCACCCAGCTGCGCGGGCACGTCTACGAGCAGATCCAGGCGGCCAAGCGGGGGCAGCGACCACCCGCCCAGGCCGGCCGGGCCTGACCCTTTCCGCCGGCCCTGACCTTTTCGAGGAGAACCGAGATGCCCGTCGCCTATCTCGTCGCCGGGGTGCGCACACCGTTCGGCCGGTACGCCGGGGCGCTCGCCCCGGTGCGTCCGGACGACCTGGCCGCACACGTGATCCGCGAACTCGTCGCCCGGCATCCATCGGTCGACTGGGACGCCGTCGACGACGTGGTGCTCGGCTGCGCCAACCAGGCCGGCGAGGACAACCGCAACGTGGCCCGAATGGCGGCGCTGCTGGCCGGCCTGCCGACCGGGACCAGCGGCACCACGGTGAACCGGCTCTGCGGCTCCGGGCTGGACGCGGTGGCGATCGCCGCCCGCTCGGTGGTAGCCGGCGAGGCGGACCTGGTCGTCGCCGGCGGGGTGGAGAGCATGAGCCGGGCGCCGTTCGTGCTGCCGAAGGCGGCCACGGCGTACGGGCGTACCGCGGAGATCCACGACACCACCATCGGCTGGCGGCTGGTCAACCCGCTGATGCGGGCCGGCTGGGGCACCGACTCGATGCCGGAGACGGCGGAGAACGTGGCCGCCGAGTACGGTGTGGAGCGGGCCGCGCAGGACACCTTCGCGCTGCGGTCCCAGCAGCGGGCCGCCCAGGCCCAGGGGAGCGGCCGGTTGGCCGCCGAGATCGTGCCGATCGAGGTGCCGCAGGGCCGCAAGGGCACGGTGACCGTATCGGTCGACGAACACCCCCGGCAGACGTCGCTGGAGAAGCTGGCCGCCCTGCCGACGCCGTTCCGCGCCGACGGTACGGTGACCGCCGGCAACTCCTCCGGGGTCAACGACGGCGCGGTCGCGCTGCTGGTGGCCAGTGACGCCGCCGTCCGGCGGTACGGTCTCACCCCGCTGGCCCGGGTGGCCGGCGCGGCCACCGCTGGCGTCGAGCCCCGGGTGATGGGCATCGGGCCGGTGCCGGCCACCCGCCGGTTGCTCGGTCGGCTGGGTGTCGAGCTGTCCGAGGTGGACGTCGTGGAGCTCAACGAGGCGTTCGCCGCGCAGGCGGTGGCGGTGCTGCGGGAGCTGGGTCTGCCGGCCGAGGCGGAGCACGTCAACCCGAACGGCGGGGCGATCGCCCTGGGGCACCCGCTCGGGGCCAGCGGGGCGCGGCTGGCGCTGACCGCCGCGCTGGAGCTCGGGGTCCGCGACGCCGACCGGGCGCTGTGCACCATGTGCATCGGGGTCGGGCAGGGCATCTCGCTGCTGCTCGAGTCGGCCAGCTGAGATAGTGCCGATCCGGTGGGCGGGTGTCGGGCCGGATCAGGGCAATGTCGTGAACCTGCCAACGGTGCACATTCCACCGTCGCGGCGTTAGCATGGGCCGGCGCCCGGTGCGGACGGCTGGTGCCCGTGCCGACCCGCCCGTCACGGCTGGGCCGACGCGGACGTCGCGAACGAGCTGGAGGCAGGATGACGGAGCAGGCCAGTGGAGTCCCGGCCGGAGTCGACCTGAGCCGCCCCAGCGCCGCCCGGGTGTACGACTTCTTCCTCGGCGGGGCCCACAACTTCGACGTGGACCGTCAACTCGCCGAGCAGATCGCCGCGATGACGCCGCACCTGGCGGAGACCATGCGGGCCGGTCGGGCGTTCCTGCGTCGGGCGGTGCGGGTGCTGCTCGCCGATGGCATCGACCAGTTCCTGGACATCGGCTCCGGCATCCCGACGGTGGGCAACGTCCACGAGGTGGCCCACGCGGTCAACCCGGCGGCCACCGTGGTGTACGTGGACATCGACCCGGTGGCCGTGGCGCACAGTCGGAGCATCCTGGCCGGAGTGGGGCAGGCCGCGGTCCTGCAGGCCGATCTGCGCGAACCGGAGGCGATCTGCGCGCAGGCCGCCGCGACCGGGCTGATCGACTTCACCCGTCCGGTCGGCG is drawn from Micromonospora sp. Llam0 and contains these coding sequences:
- a CDS encoding ABC transporter ATP-binding protein — protein: MLDVQGLRKVYDGRQRQVEAVRDLTFTIDDGDLVCLVGPSGCGKTTLLKCMAGLLPPTSGEVRLRGRPITGPPPGMAVVFQEYGRSLFPWMSVRDNVELPLRQKRIARGRRRELVDEALAAVGLADTHNAYPWQLSGGMQQRVAIARAVAYQPDVLLMDEPFAAVDAQTRADLEDLIRQLWQRLGVTILFVTHDIDEAVYLGQRVLILSSSPTVVQESLRIDLPDARDQLHTRAEPRFTQLRGHVYEQIQAAKRGQRPPAQAGRA
- the pcaF gene encoding 3-oxoadipyl-CoA thiolase is translated as MPVAYLVAGVRTPFGRYAGALAPVRPDDLAAHVIRELVARHPSVDWDAVDDVVLGCANQAGEDNRNVARMAALLAGLPTGTSGTTVNRLCGSGLDAVAIAARSVVAGEADLVVAGGVESMSRAPFVLPKAATAYGRTAEIHDTTIGWRLVNPLMRAGWGTDSMPETAENVAAEYGVERAAQDTFALRSQQRAAQAQGSGRLAAEIVPIEVPQGRKGTVTVSVDEHPRQTSLEKLAALPTPFRADGTVTAGNSSGVNDGAVALLVASDAAVRRYGLTPLARVAGAATAGVEPRVMGIGPVPATRRLLGRLGVELSEVDVVELNEAFAAQAVAVLRELGLPAEAEHVNPNGGAIALGHPLGASGARLALTAALELGVRDADRALCTMCIGVGQGISLLLESAS
- a CDS encoding SAM-dependent methyltransferase, translated to MTEQASGVPAGVDLSRPSAARVYDFFLGGAHNFDVDRQLAEQIAAMTPHLAETMRAGRAFLRRAVRVLLADGIDQFLDIGSGIPTVGNVHEVAHAVNPAATVVYVDIDPVAVAHSRSILAGVGQAAVLQADLREPEAICAQAAATGLIDFTRPVGVLLAGVAHFLPDADDPQGVLRRLRATAAVGSYLVISHATYEDQPPEVLAAQRLSARTDTEITLRSRAEVTAMFGDFTIVDPGVVHLPLWRPDTAADVDAHPERFGAFGGVARLDAAAV